From a region of the Armatimonadota bacterium genome:
- a CDS encoding alcohol dehydrogenase catalytic domain-containing protein: protein MSELVRAAVLTGPGVLEIHRFPRPKIGPDEGLLRIERCGICGSDIEMIRGEHPRPPCIPGHEILGVIEEVGERAAQRWGVQVGDRVAVEIIVPCRFCELCLTGRYMFCRNRPGGYGGNTPITRDPPLWGGYAEYLYLHPNAILHKVDKTLPADVAVMFNPLGAGVRWVLHLGGVTAGDTVLILGPGQRGLMAVIAAKMGGAGTVIVTGLARDAHKLELAKELGADYVINVEEEDTVQRVREITDGVGADVVLDVTPMAHQPVLDAIECVRHGGRVVLAGLKGRRPIPLVTDAIIGKGATVVGAYSVDARAYIEAIKIIESRRFPLEKLHTHTFGLEEARYAIDVLAGDVPGEQAVHVSIDPSR, encoded by the coding sequence ATGTCGGAGCTTGTCCGCGCTGCGGTACTCACCGGTCCGGGGGTACTCGAAATCCACAGGTTCCCCCGCCCGAAAATCGGGCCGGATGAGGGGCTCTTACGGATCGAGCGCTGCGGCATCTGCGGGAGTGACATCGAGATGATCCGGGGTGAGCACCCGCGGCCGCCCTGCATCCCGGGCCATGAGATCCTCGGCGTCATCGAGGAGGTGGGCGAGCGCGCGGCCCAGCGCTGGGGGGTGCAGGTCGGTGATCGGGTGGCGGTGGAGATCATCGTCCCGTGCCGCTTCTGTGAGCTGTGCCTGACCGGGCGCTACATGTTCTGTAGAAATCGGCCGGGCGGATACGGAGGGAACACGCCGATCACCCGCGACCCGCCCCTGTGGGGCGGGTACGCCGAGTATCTGTACTTACACCCGAACGCGATCCTCCACAAGGTGGACAAGACCTTGCCGGCGGACGTGGCGGTCATGTTCAACCCCCTGGGCGCCGGGGTTCGCTGGGTCCTCCACCTGGGCGGTGTCACGGCCGGAGACACGGTGCTGATCCTGGGGCCGGGGCAACGGGGGTTGATGGCGGTGATCGCCGCGAAGATGGGCGGTGCCGGCACGGTGATCGTGACAGGCCTGGCACGGGATGCCCACAAACTCGAACTGGCGAAGGAACTGGGCGCCGATTACGTGATCAATGTCGAGGAAGAGGACACAGTTCAGCGTGTGCGCGAAATCACGGACGGTGTGGGAGCCGACGTGGTCCTCGATGTGACGCCCATGGCGCATCAACCGGTGCTCGATGCCATCGAGTGCGTGCGCCACGGGGGGCGCGTGGTGCTCGCAGGCCTGAAGGGACGGAGGCCCATCCCGCTCGTCACGGACGCGATCATCGGCAAAGGTGCGACGGTGGTGGGTGCCTACAGTGTGGACGCACGCGCCTACATCGAGGCCATCAAGATCATTGAGTCGCGTCGGTTCCCTCTGGAGAAGCTCCACACGCACACCTTCGGCCTGGAAGAGGCCAGGTACGCGATCGACGTCCTTGCGGGCGACGTTCCAGGGGAGCAGGCGGTGCATGTGAGCATCGATCCGAGCAGATAG
- a CDS encoding aminomethyl transferase family protein, whose translation MTGSRKPRNLQELVDSVPNLVDYLFRNPKGALYRFISYAMPSPYVSPEFTNWRDEQRSWWESVGLSDQSFHMTNLWVRGPDAFRFLERLAVNSFQGYVPGRAKQFIACSPDGYFIGDAVLYYLAPETFVLVGVDTTMNWVQYHAQAEGYRVTVERDPLFSDNPTGRRTLYRFELEGPKATPLMEKLVGGPLPEIKFFHFTTLPIAGCQVWVLRHSMTGSPGFELSGPWEDRERVLQAILEAGREFGLRRIGSLAYFTNALESGWIAGPMPAVYTGEALRPYREWLPTTAPEATGAIGGSFYSPNIEDYYLTPYDLGYGRIVKFDHDFVGREALERLAQKPHRQKVTLVWRAEDVLELMRRSLLADGTPAKHLDLPVSMYARWKYDRVEDGRGNLVGISQWTGYVANERAVLSLGMVDAAYAEPGTEVVVIWGEDGGGARSGPWIERHEPMPVRATVAPVPISRVAREYWAAVKARR comes from the coding sequence ATGACGGGATCTCGGAAACCACGGAACCTGCAGGAGCTGGTGGACTCGGTGCCGAACCTCGTGGATTACCTCTTCCGCAACCCCAAGGGAGCCCTTTACCGGTTCATCTCCTACGCCATGCCCTCCCCCTACGTCTCCCCGGAGTTCACGAACTGGCGGGACGAGCAGCGGTCGTGGTGGGAGTCCGTGGGGCTGTCGGACCAGTCCTTTCACATGACGAACCTCTGGGTTCGGGGACCGGACGCCTTCCGCTTCCTGGAGCGACTGGCGGTCAACAGTTTTCAGGGGTATGTGCCGGGGCGGGCCAAGCAGTTCATCGCGTGTTCTCCGGACGGATACTTCATCGGAGATGCCGTGCTGTACTACCTGGCGCCGGAGACCTTCGTGCTGGTGGGGGTGGACACCACCATGAACTGGGTCCAATACCACGCGCAGGCGGAAGGGTACCGGGTGACCGTCGAGCGGGACCCGCTGTTCTCGGACAACCCCACGGGACGGCGGACCCTGTACCGGTTCGAGCTGGAGGGGCCGAAGGCCACGCCGCTCATGGAGAAGCTGGTGGGCGGACCGCTGCCGGAGATCAAGTTCTTCCACTTCACCACGCTGCCCATCGCGGGGTGTCAGGTCTGGGTCCTGCGGCACAGCATGACGGGCTCCCCGGGGTTTGAGCTGAGTGGTCCGTGGGAGGACCGGGAGCGGGTGCTGCAGGCCATTCTGGAAGCGGGGAGGGAGTTCGGGCTGCGGCGCATCGGTTCCCTCGCATACTTCACCAACGCCCTGGAATCCGGGTGGATCGCGGGGCCCATGCCTGCCGTCTACACGGGGGAGGCGCTCCGGCCGTATCGGGAGTGGCTGCCGACCACCGCCCCGGAGGCCACGGGGGCCATCGGGGGGAGCTTCTACTCCCCCAACATCGAGGACTACTACCTCACGCCCTACGACCTGGGTTACGGGCGCATCGTGAAGTTCGACCACGACTTCGTCGGACGGGAGGCGCTGGAGCGGTTGGCACAGAAGCCGCACCGCCAGAAGGTGACCCTGGTGTGGAGGGCGGAGGACGTGCTGGAACTCATGCGGCGGAGTCTATTGGCGGACGGAACGCCGGCAAAGCACCTGGACCTCCCCGTGAGCATGTACGCGCGGTGGAAGTACGACCGGGTGGAGGACGGACGGGGGAACCTCGTCGGGATCTCCCAGTGGACGGGGTACGTGGCGAACGAGCGGGCGGTGCTCTCCTTGGGGATGGTGGACGCCGCGTACGCGGAGCCGGGGACCGAGGTGGTGGTGATCTGGGGGGAGGACGGAGGAGGGGCCCGGAGCGGACCGTGGATCGAACGGCACGAGCCCATGCCCGTGCGGGCCACGGTGGCGCCCGTGCCCATCAGCCGCGTGGCCCGGGAGTACTGGGCCGCGGTGAAGGCCAGGCGCTGA
- a CDS encoding DGQHR domain-containing protein produces the protein MLATQIRQKDGVFYFVAYPAEDLLSRVRFMSRYYGEGEQIAPEPVPEGDEIAQFIARIERSDRAFQRALSRRKVRDIKNFYETAGEQPPIPGTILLFTPEHLHFEPLDRYETVGDLQEPLGKYLIIDGQHRLAALEFYRRERPEEARTIYVPCVIFDGRSEDFAAEMFVIINATPTRINKSHLVELYERVTWWQATPEKKFAARVVRMLYEEPSSPLRYRINRPGGRSRQEKWILQAELFNELHRWVRLTWPQIQERGLQPQDYYGVLRDFLKAAERVWGEAWGNPNYMVTRPVTLKAMIRACADLAAEDAEPEEGRVDRWEERLQPWAELRRMFRTDGFYERFPAKGQVERTGRIHRELARAAGIQTALRDRRGWR, from the coding sequence ATGCTGGCGACCCAGATCCGCCAGAAGGACGGGGTCTTCTACTTCGTGGCGTACCCCGCGGAGGATCTGCTGAGCCGGGTCCGGTTCATGAGCCGGTACTACGGGGAGGGGGAGCAGATCGCGCCGGAGCCCGTCCCGGAGGGGGACGAGATCGCCCAGTTCATCGCCCGCATCGAGCGCAGCGACCGCGCCTTCCAGCGGGCGCTGTCGCGTCGCAAGGTCCGGGACATCAAGAACTTCTACGAGACCGCGGGCGAGCAGCCCCCGATTCCCGGTACCATCCTCCTCTTCACCCCCGAGCACCTGCACTTCGAGCCCCTGGACCGGTACGAGACCGTCGGGGACCTGCAGGAACCGCTCGGAAAGTACCTCATCATCGACGGCCAGCACCGGCTCGCGGCCCTGGAGTTCTACCGGCGGGAGCGGCCGGAGGAGGCCAGGACCATCTACGTGCCCTGCGTCATCTTCGACGGTCGCAGCGAGGACTTCGCCGCGGAGATGTTCGTCATCATCAACGCCACCCCCACCCGCATCAACAAGAGCCACCTGGTGGAGCTCTACGAGCGGGTGACGTGGTGGCAGGCCACTCCGGAGAAGAAGTTCGCGGCCCGGGTCGTCCGGATGCTGTACGAGGAGCCCAGTAGCCCCCTCCGCTACCGGATCAACCGGCCGGGCGGCCGCAGCCGGCAGGAGAAGTGGATCCTGCAGGCGGAGCTCTTCAACGAGCTGCACCGGTGGGTGCGACTCACCTGGCCGCAGATCCAGGAGCGCGGCCTCCAGCCGCAGGATTACTACGGTGTCCTGCGGGACTTCCTCAAGGCCGCGGAGCGGGTATGGGGGGAAGCCTGGGGCAACCCCAATTACATGGTGACCCGGCCCGTGACCCTCAAGGCCATGATCCGGGCCTGCGCGGACCTGGCCGCGGAGGACGCGGAGCCGGAGGAAGGCCGGGTGGACCGGTGGGAGGAGCGGCTGCAACCGTGGGCGGAGCTGCGGCGGATGTTCCGGACGGACGGCTTCTACGAACGCTTCCCCGCCAAAGGGCAGGTGGAACGCACCGGCCGCATCCACCGGGAGCTCGCCCGGGCCGCGGGGATCCAAACCGCCCTCCGGGATCGGCGGGGTTGGCGGTAG
- a CDS encoding SMC family ATPase, whose product MRPLKLLLEGFTCFKEGQTLDFASLDLFAITGPTGAGKTSLLDAMIFALYGRIPRVSRRYAELISLGRDRMSVVLEFRVLDRRFRVGRVGRRGGPAQAILEEILDGGARVLASGVREVDRAVQDLLGLPYEAFTQAVVLPQGEFATFLKSPPGERREILRNLLRLQVYERMRQLAQEERQALEGSWRGLLRLCEEYADATPQALRAAEEEVGRLRRARDDLGLQLRELERRLEVLVELRRKTAELETLRERERALDAQEKEVRRAAERLRRAERAKEVLPQLAGAEWALEQALLATRRAEAVREELEQARRVWEQARRDLARAEEEARRIPALRARIRALDELRGIVEACAAARSRLEAHRSHLEGLEAEVTRTRSELERLEATVRGIRAEVEAAEESLRILGYEESVDRLLEEVSERAAELRQARAELERMAREAEALETEARRAHEKQVEAERATAQAQDALRRAAERAEAWDRQVQEVRMHHAAHALRARLRPGEPCPVCAQPVVRLPPQPPLPELERLEDEARRARQDLEQARQDLERAAAVHAAARAAAEEKARGAQQARERCLELREQVHAWAEELEERVGPHVAGEPGKTIEERIREALRRVRDKRRQHARAKEHLEARRRELLAAQERARHLEDRLIRLQGEREEVRLRLAAEEEVVRGYERRVREVTDAEDPLAERDALEREAEGLLAALAQAREAATRAEAEADQLAVRLQEAEQTARRAQQEAEEQKAQAEAAARKAGFRDLEAVREAALAEAEGERLRQLVETYEAERRSVRQQLRRLERELGEEAVTEEALQRARKERESLEAAYREAVERVAAAEQNLVQLRERVERAERLRKERAQLEAEYTLIRQLADDLRSEHFQEFVLEETFRELVAGASVRLLRFSHRYTLEYGEDGSFAVVDHDNAGERRSADTLSGGETFLASLSLALELSEQVQRSSGAVALHSLFIDEGFGTLDPETLDHVACAIEALQTGGRMVGIVTHLQELSARLPTRVVVEKRPEGSRVRVVTD is encoded by the coding sequence ATGCGGCCGCTGAAACTGCTGCTGGAGGGCTTCACCTGCTTCAAGGAGGGACAGACCCTCGACTTCGCCTCCCTGGACCTCTTCGCCATCACGGGGCCCACCGGCGCGGGCAAGACGAGCCTGCTGGATGCCATGATCTTCGCCCTCTACGGCCGCATCCCGCGGGTGAGCCGCCGGTATGCGGAGCTCATCTCCCTGGGCCGGGACCGGATGTCCGTGGTCCTGGAGTTCCGGGTGCTGGACCGCCGCTTCCGGGTGGGGCGGGTGGGACGGCGGGGCGGCCCCGCTCAGGCGATCCTGGAAGAGATCCTGGACGGCGGCGCCCGGGTGCTGGCGAGCGGGGTCCGGGAGGTGGATCGGGCCGTCCAGGACCTCCTGGGCCTCCCATATGAGGCCTTCACCCAGGCCGTGGTGCTGCCCCAGGGGGAGTTCGCCACCTTCCTCAAGAGCCCTCCCGGGGAGCGCCGGGAGATCCTCCGCAACCTCCTGCGGTTGCAGGTCTACGAGCGGATGCGGCAGCTGGCCCAGGAGGAGCGCCAGGCCCTGGAGGGCAGTTGGCGGGGGCTACTGCGCCTGTGTGAGGAGTACGCGGACGCCACCCCGCAGGCCCTGCGGGCCGCGGAGGAGGAGGTGGGGAGACTCCGGAGAGCGCGGGACGACCTCGGCCTCCAACTCCGCGAGCTGGAGCGGCGGCTGGAGGTCCTGGTAGAGCTCCGCCGGAAGACCGCGGAGCTCGAGACCCTCCGGGAGCGGGAGCGGGCCCTGGACGCGCAGGAGAAGGAGGTCCGCCGAGCCGCGGAGCGCCTGAGGCGGGCGGAGCGGGCCAAGGAGGTTCTGCCGCAGCTTGCGGGCGCGGAGTGGGCCCTGGAGCAGGCCCTCCTCGCCACGAGGCGGGCGGAGGCGGTGCGGGAGGAACTGGAGCAGGCGCGCCGGGTGTGGGAACAGGCCCGGAGGGACCTGGCCCGGGCGGAGGAAGAGGCCCGGCGCATCCCGGCCCTGCGGGCACGGATCCGCGCCCTGGACGAGCTCCGGGGAATCGTGGAGGCCTGTGCCGCGGCCAGAAGCCGGCTCGAGGCGCACCGGAGCCACCTGGAGGGGCTCGAGGCGGAGGTGACCCGGACCCGGTCGGAGTTGGAGCGGCTGGAGGCAACGGTTCGGGGGATCCGGGCCGAGGTGGAGGCGGCGGAGGAGAGCTTGCGGATCCTCGGGTACGAGGAGTCCGTGGACCGGTTGCTGGAGGAGGTCTCGGAGCGGGCCGCGGAGTTGAGGCAGGCCCGGGCGGAGCTCGAGCGGATGGCCCGCGAGGCGGAAGCCCTGGAGACCGAGGCCCGGAGGGCCCACGAGAAGCAGGTGGAGGCGGAGCGGGCCACCGCGCAGGCCCAGGATGCCCTCCGCCGGGCCGCAGAGCGGGCGGAGGCATGGGATCGGCAGGTGCAGGAGGTCCGCATGCACCACGCCGCGCACGCCCTGCGGGCCCGGCTCCGACCGGGGGAACCGTGTCCGGTTTGCGCCCAACCCGTGGTCCGGTTGCCTCCGCAGCCCCCCCTTCCGGAGCTGGAGCGGTTGGAAGACGAGGCCCGCCGGGCCCGGCAGGATCTGGAACAGGCGAGGCAGGATCTGGAGCGGGCCGCGGCCGTGCACGCGGCGGCGAGGGCCGCGGCAGAGGAGAAGGCCCGTGGGGCCCAGCAGGCCCGGGAACGCTGCCTGGAGCTCCGCGAGCAGGTCCATGCGTGGGCGGAAGAACTGGAGGAGCGGGTAGGCCCGCACGTGGCCGGCGAGCCGGGCAAGACCATCGAGGAGCGGATCCGCGAGGCCCTGCGGCGCGTGCGGGACAAGCGGCGGCAGCACGCACGGGCGAAAGAGCACCTGGAGGCGAGACGGAGGGAACTGCTGGCCGCGCAGGAGCGCGCCCGCCATCTGGAAGATCGGCTGATCCGGCTGCAGGGGGAACGCGAGGAGGTCCGGCTCCGGCTCGCCGCGGAGGAGGAAGTGGTGCGGGGGTACGAGCGCCGCGTCCGGGAGGTGACGGACGCGGAGGATCCCTTGGCGGAGCGGGATGCCCTGGAGCGGGAAGCGGAGGGGCTCCTCGCGGCCCTCGCACAGGCCCGCGAGGCCGCCACCCGGGCCGAGGCGGAGGCCGACCAGCTGGCCGTCCGGCTCCAGGAGGCGGAGCAGACCGCGCGGCGTGCCCAGCAGGAGGCGGAGGAGCAGAAGGCTCAGGCGGAGGCCGCGGCCCGTAAGGCGGGCTTTCGGGATCTGGAGGCGGTGCGGGAGGCGGCGCTCGCGGAGGCGGAGGGGGAGCGGCTCCGGCAGCTCGTGGAGACCTACGAGGCGGAGCGCCGGAGCGTCCGGCAGCAGCTCCGACGGCTGGAGCGGGAGCTGGGGGAGGAGGCGGTGACGGAGGAAGCCCTGCAGCGGGCCCGCAAGGAGCGGGAGTCCCTGGAGGCCGCCTACCGGGAAGCGGTGGAGCGGGTGGCCGCCGCGGAGCAGAACCTCGTGCAGCTGCGGGAGCGGGTGGAGCGGGCGGAACGGCTGCGGAAGGAGCGGGCCCAGCTGGAGGCCGAGTACACCCTCATCCGGCAACTGGCGGACGACCTGCGCAGCGAGCACTTCCAGGAGTTCGTGCTGGAGGAAACCTTCCGGGAGCTGGTGGCCGGAGCCTCCGTGCGTCTCCTGCGGTTCAGCCACCGCTACACCCTCGAATACGGCGAGGACGGGTCGTTCGCGGTGGTGGACCACGACAACGCGGGGGAGCGCCGCAGTGCGGACACCCTGAGCGGCGGGGAGACCTTCCTGGCCTCCCTGAGCCTCGCCCTGGAGCTCAGCGAGCAGGTGCAACGGTCGAGCGGGGCCGTGGCCCTCCACAGCCTCTTCATCGACGAGGGCTTCGGGACCCTGGACCCCGAGACCCTGGATCACGTGGCCTGCGCCATCGAGGCCCTCCAGACGGGCGGCCGGATGGTGGGCATCGTCACCCACCTCCAGGAGCTCTCCGCGCGTCTGCCGACCCGGGTGGTGGTGGAGAAGCGACCCGAGGGCTCCCGGGTCCGGGTGGTCACGGACTAG
- a CDS encoding exonuclease SbcCD subunit D — translation MRIVHTSDWHAGRLWRQVNRLPELATALEDLADFLERERVDVLLMSGDVFDSPLPPAEAERVVFEFFKRIGTAGVQTVVVAGNHDSPVRLQAWGTLAELVNVRAVGRPLRAEEGGVLELGTRSGERAVVAAIPFAPVGAFVRALDLAGTDTEAHQRYAHHLQRMVDHLGRRFRADAVNLLVAHTFVEGAVLSGSEREVHVGEAWAATPQALPPQAHYVALGHVHRPQRVPASPAPAEYAGSVLQLDFNEAGEEKSFVFIPEAVPGRPVRTERIPYRGGKPLLDVRCTLEELERRASDLRGRGWIRVTVPLAAPDPDIGTKVRRVLPEAVAVRVELPEAKPAPSTPERRHLSPLELYRLFHRARYGAEPSEALVAAFERFRERAEEAACGR, via the coding sequence ATGCGCATCGTCCACACCAGCGACTGGCACGCGGGCCGGCTCTGGCGGCAGGTGAACCGGCTCCCGGAGCTCGCCACCGCCCTGGAGGACCTCGCGGACTTCCTCGAGCGGGAGCGGGTGGATGTGCTCCTCATGTCCGGGGACGTCTTCGATTCCCCCCTCCCGCCCGCGGAGGCGGAGCGGGTGGTGTTCGAGTTCTTCAAACGCATCGGGACCGCCGGGGTGCAGACCGTGGTGGTGGCGGGGAACCACGACAGTCCCGTGCGGCTGCAGGCGTGGGGAACCCTGGCGGAGCTCGTCAACGTCCGGGCCGTGGGCAGGCCTCTTCGGGCCGAGGAAGGGGGGGTGCTGGAGCTCGGAACCCGGTCCGGGGAGCGGGCGGTGGTGGCCGCCATCCCCTTTGCCCCGGTCGGCGCCTTCGTGCGGGCCCTGGACCTCGCGGGGACGGACACCGAGGCCCACCAGCGGTATGCCCACCACCTCCAGCGGATGGTGGATCACCTGGGGAGGCGATTCCGGGCGGACGCGGTGAACCTCCTCGTGGCTCATACCTTCGTGGAAGGCGCGGTGCTCTCGGGGTCCGAACGGGAGGTCCACGTGGGCGAGGCCTGGGCCGCGACCCCTCAGGCCCTCCCCCCTCAGGCCCACTACGTGGCCCTGGGCCACGTGCACCGCCCCCAGCGGGTCCCTGCTTCCCCCGCCCCCGCGGAGTACGCGGGCTCGGTGCTGCAGCTGGACTTCAACGAGGCGGGCGAGGAGAAGTCCTTCGTCTTCATCCCGGAGGCGGTTCCCGGCCGGCCCGTGCGAACGGAGAGAATCCCGTACCGGGGCGGGAAACCGCTCCTGGACGTGCGGTGCACCCTGGAGGAATTGGAGCGCCGGGCTTCGGATCTCCGGGGAAGGGGGTGGATCCGGGTCACCGTGCCGCTCGCCGCGCCGGACCCCGACATCGGGACCAAGGTGCGGCGGGTCCTGCCGGAGGCGGTGGCGGTGCGGGTGGAGCTCCCGGAGGCAAAGCCCGCGCCCTCGACCCCGGAGCGCCGGCACCTGAGCCCCCTGGAGCTCTACCGGTTGTTCCACCGCGCCCGGTACGGCGCGGAGCCCTCGGAGGCACTGGTGGCCGCCTTCGAGCGGTTCCGGGAACGGGCGGAGGAAGCCGCATGCGGCCGCTGA
- a CDS encoding ATP-binding protein, protein METRIRPSVQSPEVGTPGGGVVLGTLDATPLEFWLGVQEGGVVQLDDLVVAETALPDGQRVRFYGVVDQVRKRYEGTYYDNDAFRVTDGTLPADVSYAAHVQVTRIDPEVFVPPSPGDRAWVVRGEEFQRALYFDTFARRIPIGLTRTGEPVYANLEFLDGTRGAHVSISGVSGVATKTSYATFLLYALFHSGALGTDATNAKALVFNVKGEDLLWLDQPNARLDEGTRAEYARLGLPAGPFRSVAFYAPAKRHSRVPVPDVGSRSTGVRPYLWTLREFCREGLLRFCFAEAEDARAQISFVVARVENQLRRMAEQGDPEDPGLTVDGRRITTFWEFVDHLNALVEGWVQAAPGTLDAFRRRLHAAADRMGHLVRGDLDAVGWRIDWQAQQVTVVDLHTLSGQAQMFVVGVLLKRMMEEKERRGTSRPLVFVVLDELNKYAPREGSSPIRDVLLDIAERGRSLGVSLFGCQQTASEVERRILANAALKVVGRLDPAEAERGEYGWLTRTARLRAQLLQPGTMIVSQPDIPTPLLLRFPFPAWATRRSEAALPEDEDPFARL, encoded by the coding sequence GTGGAGACGAGGATTCGGCCGTCCGTCCAATCCCCTGAGGTGGGAACCCCGGGCGGCGGGGTCGTCCTGGGAACCCTGGACGCCACCCCCTTGGAGTTCTGGCTCGGCGTGCAGGAAGGCGGAGTGGTGCAGCTGGACGATCTCGTGGTGGCGGAGACCGCGCTTCCCGACGGGCAACGGGTGCGGTTCTACGGGGTGGTGGATCAGGTCCGCAAGCGCTACGAGGGCACCTATTACGACAACGACGCCTTCCGGGTCACGGACGGGACCCTGCCCGCGGACGTCTCGTACGCGGCCCACGTGCAGGTCACCCGCATCGACCCAGAGGTGTTCGTCCCGCCCTCTCCCGGGGACCGGGCCTGGGTGGTGCGGGGGGAGGAGTTCCAGCGGGCCCTGTACTTCGACACTTTCGCCCGCAGGATCCCCATCGGCCTCACCCGGACCGGGGAACCCGTCTACGCCAACCTGGAGTTCTTGGACGGGACCCGGGGAGCCCACGTCTCCATCAGCGGGGTCTCGGGGGTCGCCACGAAGACCAGCTACGCCACCTTCCTCCTCTACGCCCTCTTCCACTCCGGCGCCCTCGGCACGGACGCCACCAACGCGAAGGCCCTCGTCTTCAACGTGAAGGGGGAAGACCTCCTGTGGCTGGATCAGCCCAACGCCCGGCTGGATGAGGGAACCCGGGCGGAATACGCGCGTCTGGGCCTGCCCGCGGGCCCCTTCCGCAGCGTGGCCTTCTACGCCCCCGCCAAACGGCACTCCCGGGTTCCCGTCCCGGACGTGGGAAGCCGGAGCACCGGTGTCCGGCCGTACCTCTGGACCCTCCGGGAGTTCTGTCGGGAAGGGCTGCTGCGGTTCTGCTTTGCGGAGGCGGAGGATGCCCGGGCCCAGATCTCCTTCGTGGTGGCCCGGGTGGAGAACCAACTCCGCCGCATGGCGGAGCAGGGCGATCCCGAAGACCCCGGCCTCACCGTGGATGGCCGCCGCATCACCACCTTCTGGGAGTTCGTGGACCACCTGAATGCTTTGGTGGAGGGCTGGGTTCAGGCGGCTCCCGGCACCCTGGACGCCTTCCGCCGGCGCCTCCACGCCGCCGCGGATCGCATGGGTCACCTCGTGCGGGGGGACCTGGACGCGGTGGGATGGCGCATTGACTGGCAGGCACAGCAGGTCACCGTGGTGGACCTGCACACCCTCTCCGGCCAGGCCCAGATGTTCGTGGTGGGGGTGCTCCTCAAGCGCATGATGGAGGAAAAGGAGCGGCGGGGGACTTCCCGGCCGCTCGTGTTCGTGGTCCTGGACGAGCTCAACAAGTACGCGCCCCGGGAGGGCAGCAGCCCCATCCGGGACGTGCTTCTGGACATCGCGGAGCGGGGGCGATCCCTGGGGGTTTCCCTGTTCGGGTGTCAGCAGACCGCGAGCGAGGTGGAGCGTCGGATCCTCGCGAATGCTGCCCTCAAGGTGGTGGGCCGGCTGGATCCCGCGGAGGCGGAGCGGGGAGAGTACGGATGGCTCACGCGCACCGCCCGGCTGCGGGCGCAGCTCTTGCAGCCCGGCACCATGATCGTCTCCCAGCCCGACATCCCTACCCCCTTGCTCCTGCGCTTCCCCTTCCCTGCCTGGGCCACCCGGCGGAGCGAGGCCGCCCTGCCGGAGGACGAGGATCCCTTCGCCCGCCTCTAG
- a CDS encoding energy-coupling factor transporter transmembrane component T, with translation MELLRSLSIGQYIPRDSPVHRLDPRTKILATAAFMVILFLVRGFGGFAVFAAFLGITFALAHIPIGFALRSLRPVLFLLLLALLLQLFFGTPEGGTVLVRMGPLVATREGLLQGLFVTARLVLLIVGTSLLTYTTSPVAIADALEHLLNPFRRIGVPAHELAMMMTIALRFIPTLVEETEKIIKAQMSRGADFESGGPLRRARALLPVLVPLFVGAFRRAEELALAMEARGYRGGEGRTRMRQLRYTSHDALAAVTLVAVGALGLLLGRL, from the coding sequence GTGGAGCTCCTGCGTTCCCTCTCCATCGGTCAGTACATCCCCCGGGACTCCCCCGTGCACCGGCTCGATCCCCGCACCAAGATCCTGGCCACCGCCGCCTTCATGGTGATCCTGTTCCTCGTGCGGGGGTTTGGGGGATTCGCGGTGTTCGCCGCGTTTCTCGGGATCACCTTCGCCCTCGCCCACATCCCCATCGGGTTCGCGCTCCGGAGCCTGCGCCCGGTTCTCTTCCTGCTCCTCCTCGCCCTCCTGCTGCAGCTCTTCTTCGGAACCCCGGAGGGAGGGACGGTGCTGGTCCGGATGGGCCCCCTCGTGGCCACCCGCGAGGGACTTCTCCAGGGACTGTTCGTTACCGCACGCCTGGTCCTCCTCATCGTGGGCACTTCCCTACTCACCTACACCACCTCCCCCGTGGCCATCGCGGACGCCCTGGAGCACCTGCTGAACCCCTTCCGGCGGATCGGAGTTCCCGCGCACGAGCTCGCCATGATGATGACCATCGCCCTCCGGTTCATCCCCACCCTCGTGGAGGAGACGGAGAAGATCATCAAGGCCCAGATGAGCCGGGGCGCGGACTTCGAGTCCGGAGGGCCCCTCCGGCGGGCCCGGGCCCTGCTGCCCGTGCTGGTTCCGCTTTTCGTGGGCGCCTTCCGCCGGGCGGAGGAGCTCGCCCTCGCCATGGAAGCCCGGGGCTACCGGGGCGGGGAAGGGCGCACCCGCATGCGGCAACTGCGCTACACCTCCCACGACGCCTTGGCCGCCGTCACGTTGGTCGCGGTGGGGGCCCTGGGCCTCCTGCTCGGCCGCCTTTAA